The genomic segment AGGTCTAAATAGAACTCGTTATTACAAAATTCTTCGTACCTTTGCTGCGGAATATCCAGATTTAGCAGATCAAATGAAGAAAAAAGGCAATGATGTAACTCCGGAGGACTACAAGAAGTTACTTGAGGAGGTGTCAACCCTGAAGTCTCAACTGAAGAAAGAGAAGCTTCGTGCAGACTTCTATGAGGAGATGGTGGCTTTTGGCAAGGAAGTGTACGGCATTGACTTAAAAAAAGCTGGCACCAAGTAGTGAGTAGGCTTTACACTCGCGACGCGAAGGCTTATCCTGTCACGTCGCAGTGTGAGCTGCTTGGTGTGAGTACACAGGCCTACTACAAACACGGCAACAGTCAGATGCGTAAGCTCGCAGAAGAGACATTTGTAGTGGAGTTTATCAAGAATATCCGCAAGAAGGACCGCGGCATGGGCGGTGGTCCGCTGTGGCATAAGTATACAGATACATTCGGCGAGGAACACAGTGTGGGCTACAACCGTTTCTACGACATCATTGACAAATACGGCTTGAAGGTGCGCAAGAAGAAGCGTCGTACCAGGACAACGGACTCCGACCACGACCTGCCCTTGTATCCCAACCTTGTGAAGAAGCTCATCCCGTTACGTCCCAACCAACTATGGGTGAGCGACATCACCTATATGGTCGTCTATCTCAATGGCCAGACTGGCGAGTACGATTTCTGCTACCTGTCGCTGGTGACGGACTACTATACGAAAGAGATTATCGGCTGGTGCGTGGGCGATACGCTGGAGGCCAAGTTTGCCATTAACGCGCTCAACATGGCTTTGAAGCGTCTTGGCGGAAATCCTGCCCATGACCTCATCCACCACTCTGACCGCGGCGTCCAATACGCCAGCTACGCCTATACGGATATTCTGAAAGCAAACAATATCAAGATCAGCATGACTGAGTGTGGAGATCCCAAGGAGAATGCAGTAGCCGAACGTGTCAACGGCATTATCAAGAACGAATTGCTTATGGACATGTCGTTTTTCTCTATTGATGAGGTAAAAAGAGCCCTGAAAGTAGCTATTGACTTCTATAACAACGAGCGTCCACATATGAGCCTTGACTGGAAAACACCAGCTCAGGCTGCTCTCTGTACTGGCGAATTGAAGAAGAAATGGAAGAGTCACAGAGAAATTGCACTCAAAGCTTTGGCTGCATAAAATTAAATAGGTATCTTTGCATCAGAATAGGTGTAAACCCGATTTATAACTAATTCCAAATAGAGTCAACGTGAAATAAAAATTAAGTTTAATTGAGTCAACTCTTATCATTAATAAGACTGGAAGTAGTCAACTAAAATCGTTAAACTACAAGTTGCATTTAGTTTCTCCCAAGGATACAGTTTGTTTCTATAAAGGAAACACTCTGTTTCGATAGTGTATACACTTTGTTTCCATAGGCGAAACAAAGTGTTTCCAACGTTGAAACACTTTGGAAACAAAATAAATGTCGGTCAAACGATTTGGACATTTCAAAAAAAGTGTTATCTTTGCGACCATAAAAGCCTTAGTATATGATACGAAGAACGATCATCTGCCTCCTGCTGTTCTCATTGAATGCTGCAGCACAGGAACAGGAACCTTTTGACAGCACAAGTACACAAGACAGTAAGTTGAACTGGATGGAGCAGCTTCACGAGGTGCAGCAACTCCTGGAAACCAGAGCAAAGGCAGCGGTGGATGCGCGCTATATTGAAGTGCCCGAGAAGCCCTGGAGAGTGGTGTTGCGCTATAAAGAGAACGTGGTTGATGTGGACTACAGCCAGAGCGTTGATTTTCCTGGAACCAACGACCATTCCGACTGGAACCTGTGCTTCGAGCCTCCCGTGGCTTCTTCCGTGGGTTTCTGGGTGGGCTATCGTGGCACGGGCTTTTCTTATTCCAAGTCGCTCACCAAGAACGCCGGCCGTTACTATT from the Prevotella sp. E15-22 genome contains:
- a CDS encoding IS3 family transposase; its protein translation is MSRLYTRDAKAYPVTSQCELLGVSTQAYYKHGNSQMRKLAEETFVVEFIKNIRKKDRGMGGGPLWHKYTDTFGEEHSVGYNRFYDIIDKYGLKVRKKKRRTRTTDSDHDLPLYPNLVKKLIPLRPNQLWVSDITYMVVYLNGQTGEYDFCYLSLVTDYYTKEIIGWCVGDTLEAKFAINALNMALKRLGGNPAHDLIHHSDRGVQYASYAYTDILKANNIKISMTECGDPKENAVAERVNGIIKNELLMDMSFFSIDEVKRALKVAIDFYNNERPHMSLDWKTPAQAALCTGELKKKWKSHREIALKALAA